One genomic region from Neisseria weaveri encodes:
- the rpsL gene encoding 30S ribosomal protein S12 has product MPTINQLVRKGRQKPVYVNKVPALEACPQKRGVCTRVYTTTPKKPNSALRKVCKVRLTNGFEVISYIGGEGHNLQEHSVVLIRGGRVKDLPGVRYHTVRGSLDTAGVKDRKQARSKYGAKRPK; this is encoded by the coding sequence ATGCCTACTATTAATCAATTGGTACGCAAAGGTCGTCAAAAGCCTGTGTACGTAAATAAAGTGCCTGCGCTAGAGGCTTGTCCTCAAAAGCGTGGTGTATGTACTCGTGTATACACTACTACTCCTAAAAAACCTAACTCGGCTTTGCGTAAAGTGTGTAAAGTTCGTTTGACTAATGGTTTTGAAGTAATCTCATATATTGGTGGTGAAGGCCATAACTTGCAAGAACACAGTGTAGTATTGATTCGCGGTGGTCGTGTAAAAGACTTGCCAGGTGTTCGTTATCACACTGTTCGTGGTTCTTTAGATACTGCGGGTGTTAAAGATCGTAAGCAAGCCCGCTCTAAATATGGTGCTAAGCGTCCTAAATAA
- the rpsG gene encoding 30S ribosomal protein S7, producing MPRRREVPKRDVLPDPKFGSVELTKFMNVLMIDGKKSVAERIVYGALAQIEKKTGKVAIEVFNEAIANAKPIVEVKSRRVGGANYQVPVEVRPSRRLALAMRWVRDAARKRGEKSMDLRLAGELIDASEGRGGALKKREEVHRMAEANKAFSHFRF from the coding sequence ATGCCAAGACGTAGAGAAGTCCCTAAGCGCGATGTATTGCCAGATCCAAAGTTTGGTAGCGTTGAGCTGACTAAATTCATGAATGTGTTGATGATTGATGGTAAAAAATCAGTTGCGGAGCGTATTGTTTATGGTGCTCTGGCGCAAATTGAAAAGAAAACTGGAAAAGTTGCCATCGAAGTTTTTAATGAAGCTATTGCTAATGCTAAGCCTATCGTTGAGGTGAAAAGCCGTCGTGTAGGTGGTGCAAACTATCAAGTTCCTGTTGAGGTTCGTCCTTCTCGTCGCTTGGCTTTGGCAATGCGTTGGGTGCGTGATGCAGCGCGTAAACGTGGTGAAAAATCAATGGATCTGCGTTTAGCGGGTGAATTGATTGATGCTTCTGAAGGTCGCGGTGGTGCTTTGAAAAAACGTGAAGAAGTGCATCGTATGGCTGAAGCAAATAAAGCATTCTCTCACTTCCGTTTCTAA
- the fusA gene encoding elongation factor G yields the protein MARKTPISLYRNIGISAHIDAGKTTTTERILFYTGLTHKLGEVHDGAATTDYMEQEQERGITITSAAVTSYWSGMAKQFPEHRFNIIDTPGHVDFTVEVERSMRVLDGAVMVYCAVGGVQPQSETVWRQANKYQVPRLAFVNKMDRQGANFFRVVEQMRTRLRANPVPIVIPVGAEDNFEGVVDLLEMKSIIWNEADKGTTFEYGDIPADLVATAEEWRANMVEAAAEASEELMDKYLEDGGLTKEEIIGALRQRTLAGEIQPMLCGSAFKNKGVQRMLDAVVELLPAPTDIPPVQGVHPSSDEADQREASDDAPFSALAFKMLNDKYVGNLTFIRVYSGVVKSGDTVLNSVKGTRERIGRLVQMTAADRTEIEEVRAGDIAAAIGLKDVTTGETLCADNAPIILERMEFPEPVIHVAVEPKTKADQEKMGIALNRLAKEDPSFRVRTDEESGQTIISGMGELHLEIIVDRMKREFSVDANIGAPQVAYRETIRKEVEAEYKHAKQSGGKGQYGHVVIKMEPMEPGGAGYEFIDEIKGGVIPREFIPSVDKGIRDTLPNGVVAGFPVVDVRVRLVFGSSHDVDSSQLAFELAASQAFKEGMRKASPALLEPIMAVEVETPEEYMGDVMGDLNRRRGIVLGMDDDGIGGKKVRAEVPLAEMFGYSTDLRSATQGRATYSMEFKKYAEAPAHVAAAVTEARKG from the coding sequence ATGGCTCGTAAGACTCCAATCAGCCTGTACCGCAATATTGGTATTTCTGCTCATATTGATGCGGGTAAAACAACTACAACCGAACGTATTTTATTTTATACTGGTTTGACTCATAAACTAGGTGAAGTGCATGATGGTGCTGCAACAACCGACTATATGGAGCAAGAGCAAGAGCGTGGTATTACTATTACTTCTGCTGCCGTAACTTCATATTGGTCTGGTATGGCTAAACAGTTTCCGGAGCACCGCTTTAACATTATCGACACTCCGGGACACGTTGACTTTACGGTAGAAGTAGAGCGTTCAATGCGTGTTTTGGATGGTGCTGTAATGGTTTACTGCGCTGTGGGTGGTGTGCAGCCGCAATCTGAAACTGTGTGGCGTCAAGCTAACAAGTATCAAGTACCGCGCTTGGCATTTGTTAATAAGATGGATCGTCAAGGCGCAAACTTTTTCCGTGTAGTGGAGCAAATGAGAACTCGTTTGCGTGCCAATCCTGTGCCTATTGTAATTCCAGTGGGAGCTGAAGATAATTTTGAAGGTGTTGTTGATCTTCTTGAAATGAAATCCATTATTTGGAATGAGGCGGATAAAGGTACCACTTTTGAATATGGTGATATTCCTGCTGATTTGGTAGCTACAGCTGAAGAGTGGCGTGCTAATATGGTTGAGGCTGCGGCAGAAGCTAGTGAAGAGTTAATGGACAAGTATCTGGAAGACGGTGGCTTGACCAAGGAAGAAATCATTGGTGCTTTGCGTCAGCGTACATTGGCAGGTGAAATTCAGCCAATGCTTTGTGGTTCGGCCTTTAAAAATAAAGGTGTTCAACGTATGTTGGATGCTGTTGTTGAGTTATTGCCGGCTCCTACTGACATTCCACCTGTTCAGGGTGTTCATCCGTCCAGTGATGAAGCAGATCAGCGTGAAGCGAGTGACGACGCTCCATTCTCTGCACTTGCATTTAAGATGCTCAATGATAAATATGTTGGTAATTTAACATTTATTCGTGTTTATTCTGGCGTAGTTAAATCTGGCGATACGGTGTTGAACTCTGTTAAAGGTACTCGTGAACGTATAGGTCGTTTGGTACAAATGACTGCTGCTGATCGTACTGAAATTGAAGAGGTTCGTGCAGGTGATATTGCTGCTGCAATTGGTTTGAAAGATGTAACGACTGGCGAGACTTTGTGTGCAGATAATGCTCCAATTATTTTGGAGCGTATGGAGTTTCCTGAGCCGGTGATTCATGTTGCTGTTGAGCCAAAAACAAAAGCAGACCAAGAAAAAATGGGTATTGCTTTGAATCGACTGGCCAAAGAGGATCCTTCATTCCGAGTACGTACAGATGAAGAGTCTGGTCAAACAATTATTTCCGGTATGGGTGAATTGCATTTGGAAATTATTGTAGACAGAATGAAGCGTGAATTTAGTGTTGATGCAAATATCGGCGCACCTCAAGTAGCTTATCGTGAGACTATCCGGAAGGAAGTTGAAGCTGAATATAAGCATGCAAAACAATCTGGTGGTAAAGGTCAGTATGGTCACGTTGTGATTAAAATGGAACCTATGGAGCCAGGTGGTGCAGGTTACGAATTTATTGATGAAATTAAAGGTGGTGTGATTCCTCGTGAGTTTATCCCATCTGTTGATAAAGGCATTCGTGACACTTTGCCGAATGGTGTAGTTGCAGGCTTTCCAGTGGTTGATGTGCGAGTTCGCTTGGTATTTGGTTCTTCCCACGATGTTGATTCGTCTCAACTGGCATTTGAATTGGCTGCATCACAAGCATTTAAAGAGGGTATGCGTAAAGCATCTCCAGCTCTTTTAGAGCCGATTATGGCTGTTGAAGTTGAAACTCCTGAAGAATACATGGGCGATGTAATGGGTGATTTAAATCGTCGTCGTGGTATTGTATTAGGTATGGATGACGATGGTATCGGTGGTAAGAAAGTTCGAGCTGAAGTGCCTTTGGCAGAAATGTTTGGCTATTCCACTGACTTGCGATCTGCAACACAAGGTCGTGCTACATACTCTATGGAGTTTAAGAAATATGCAGAAGCACCTGCACACGTTGCAGCGGCTGTAACGGAAGCTCGTAAAGGCTGA
- the tuf gene encoding elongation factor Tu has protein sequence MAKEKFERSKPHVNVGTIGHVDHGKTTLTAALTTILAEKFGGQAKGYDQIDNAPEEKARGITINTSHVEYETETRHYAHVDCPGHADYVKNMITGAAQMDGAILVCSAADGPMPQTREHILLARQVGVPYIIVFMNKCDMVDDAELLELVEMEIRDLLSSYDFPGDDCPIVQGSALRALEGDEAYKEKIFELAAALDSYIPTPERAVDKPFLLPIEDVFSISGRGTVVTGRVERGIINVGDEIEIVGLKETQKTTCTGVEMFRKLLDQGQAGDNVGVLLRGTKREDVERGQVLAKPGSITPHTKFKAEVYVLSKEEGGRHTPFFANYRPQFYFRTTDVTGAVTLEEGVEMVMPGENVTITVELIAPIAMEEGLRFAIREGGRTVGAGVVSSIIA, from the coding sequence ATGGCTAAAGAGAAATTCGAGCGGAGCAAGCCGCACGTAAACGTTGGCACCATCGGTCACGTTGACCATGGTAAAACCACTTTGACTGCTGCATTGACCACTATTTTGGCTGAAAAATTCGGTGGTCAGGCTAAAGGTTACGATCAAATCGACAATGCCCCGGAAGAAAAAGCCCGCGGTATTACCATTAATACTTCTCACGTAGAATACGAAACCGAAACCCGTCATTACGCTCACGTAGACTGTCCGGGTCACGCCGACTACGTTAAAAACATGATTACCGGTGCTGCCCAAATGGACGGCGCTATTTTGGTATGTTCTGCTGCTGACGGTCCTATGCCGCAAACCCGTGAGCACATCCTGTTAGCTCGTCAAGTAGGTGTACCCTACATCATCGTATTCATGAACAAATGCGATATGGTTGATGATGCAGAGCTGCTGGAATTGGTAGAAATGGAAATCCGTGATCTGCTGAGCAGCTACGACTTCCCTGGTGATGATTGCCCGATCGTTCAAGGTTCTGCTTTGCGTGCCTTGGAAGGTGACGAAGCTTACAAAGAAAAAATCTTTGAATTGGCTGCTGCTTTGGACAGCTACATCCCGACTCCTGAGCGCGCAGTTGACAAACCTTTCCTGTTGCCGATTGAAGACGTATTCTCTATTTCAGGCCGCGGTACCGTAGTAACCGGTCGTGTAGAGCGCGGTATCATCAACGTAGGTGACGAGATTGAAATCGTAGGTCTGAAAGAGACTCAAAAAACCACTTGTACCGGTGTTGAGATGTTCCGCAAGTTGCTGGATCAAGGTCAGGCCGGTGATAACGTTGGCGTACTGTTGCGCGGTACCAAACGTGAAGACGTTGAGCGTGGTCAAGTATTGGCTAAACCCGGCTCTATTACTCCGCACACCAAGTTTAAAGCTGAAGTGTACGTATTGAGCAAAGAAGAGGGTGGTCGTCATACTCCGTTCTTCGCTAACTACCGTCCTCAATTCTATTTCCGTACTACCGACGTTACCGGTGCGGTAACTTTGGAAGAAGGCGTTGAGATGGTAATGCCTGGTGAGAATGTGACCATTACTGTAGAATTGATCGCTCCGATTGCTATGGAAGAAGGTTTGCGTTTTGCGATTCGCGAAGGCGGCCGTACTGTAGGTGCTGGCGTAGTATCTTCTATCATCGCTTAA
- the rpsJ gene encoding 30S ribosomal protein S10, producing MANQKIRIRLKAYDYSLIDRSAQEIVETAKRTGAVVKGPIPLPTKIERFNILRSPHVNKTSREQLEIRTHLRLMDIVDWTDKTTDALMKLDLPAGVDVEIKVQ from the coding sequence ATGGCAAATCAAAAAATCCGTATCCGTTTAAAAGCTTACGACTACAGTTTGATTGATCGTTCTGCTCAAGAAATCGTTGAAACTGCTAAGCGTACCGGTGCTGTTGTAAAAGGCCCGATCCCATTGCCTACAAAAATTGAACGCTTCAATATTTTGCGTTCTCCCCATGTGAATAAAACTTCACGTGAGCAATTGGAGATTCGTACGCATTTGCGTTTGATGGATATTGTCGATTGGACTGATAAAACTACAGATGCCTTGATGAAATTGGATTTACCTGCTGGGGTCGATGTAGAAATTAAGGTACAGTAA
- the rplC gene encoding 50S ribosomal protein L3 gives MTLGLVGRKVGMTRVFNEQGVSVPVTVLDMSANRVAQVKSKDTDGYIAVQVAFGNKKANRVNKAEAGHFAKAGIEAGSGLIEFSLSEDKLGELKAGDVITVAMFEVGQLVDVTGTSKGKGFSGTIKRHNFGAQRTSHGNSRSHRVPGSIGQAQDPGRVFPGKRMAGQYGNTKATVQCLEVMRVDVERQLMLVKGAVPGAVNADVVVRPSVKVGA, from the coding sequence ATGACTTTAGGTCTGGTTGGACGCAAGGTGGGCATGACTCGCGTGTTTAATGAGCAGGGTGTTTCTGTTCCTGTAACCGTGTTGGATATGTCTGCTAATCGCGTTGCACAGGTAAAATCCAAAGATACAGACGGCTATATTGCTGTTCAAGTTGCCTTTGGTAATAAGAAAGCTAATCGTGTGAATAAAGCAGAAGCGGGACATTTTGCTAAAGCGGGTATTGAAGCTGGTTCTGGTTTGATTGAATTTTCTTTGTCTGAAGATAAGTTAGGCGAACTAAAGGCTGGTGATGTAATTACTGTTGCAATGTTTGAAGTGGGTCAGTTGGTAGATGTGACAGGTACTTCTAAAGGTAAAGGCTTCTCTGGTACTATTAAACGTCACAATTTTGGGGCGCAGCGTACGTCTCATGGTAATTCACGTTCTCATCGAGTTCCTGGTTCAATTGGACAGGCGCAAGACCCAGGTAGAGTTTTTCCTGGTAAGCGTATGGCAGGTCAGTATGGCAATACTAAGGCCACAGTTCAATGTTTAGAAGTAATGCGTGTTGATGTTGAACGTCAATTGATGTTGGTAAAAGGTGCTGTTCCTGGTGCTGTCAATGCAGACGTTGTGGTTCGTCCTAGTGTGAAGGTGGGTGCATAA
- the rplD gene encoding 50S ribosomal protein L4, with the protein MELKVIDYKGQISGGLSVSDALFAREYNEALVHQLVTAFLANARSGNRAQKTRAEVNHSTKKPWRQKGTGRARSGMTSSPLWRSGGRAFPNKPNENFTQKVNRKMYRAGMAAILSQLVRDERLFVIESLVAETPKTKAFAEQVKNLGMDQVLFVTKQLDENVYLASRNLPNVLVLEAQLADPYSLLRYKKVVITKDAVAQLEEQWV; encoded by the coding sequence ATGGAATTGAAAGTAATTGACTATAAAGGCCAGATTTCTGGTGGCTTGTCTGTTTCTGATGCACTGTTTGCTCGCGAATATAATGAAGCATTGGTGCATCAGTTGGTAACTGCTTTTTTGGCTAATGCCCGTTCTGGTAATCGTGCTCAAAAAACTCGTGCAGAAGTTAATCATTCAACTAAAAAGCCTTGGCGTCAGAAGGGTACTGGTCGTGCTCGTTCGGGTATGACTTCTTCTCCTTTGTGGCGTAGTGGTGGTAGAGCTTTTCCTAATAAGCCAAATGAAAACTTTACTCAAAAAGTAAATCGTAAAATGTATCGTGCTGGTATGGCTGCTATTTTGTCTCAATTGGTGCGTGATGAACGATTGTTTGTAATTGAAAGTTTGGTTGCTGAGACCCCGAAAACAAAAGCTTTTGCTGAGCAAGTAAAAAATCTTGGTATGGATCAGGTTTTATTTGTTACTAAGCAATTGGATGAAAACGTTTATTTGGCATCGCGTAATTTACCTAACGTATTGGTTTTAGAAGCTCAGTTGGCTGATCCATATAGCCTATTGCGTTACAAAAAGGTAGTAATTACTAAAGATGCTGTTGCGCAATTAGAGGAGCAATGGGTATGA
- the rplW gene encoding 50S ribosomal protein L23, with amino-acid sequence MNQQRLMKVILAPIVSEKSNLLAELRNQMAFKVLPNANKTEIKAAVELLFGVQVASVTTVTVKGKVKRFGRTLGRRSDVKKAYVTLVAGQEIDIDAAAAAADKE; translated from the coding sequence ATGAATCAACAACGTTTAATGAAGGTTATTTTGGCGCCTATTGTTTCTGAAAAAAGTAATTTGTTGGCAGAGTTACGTAATCAAATGGCATTTAAAGTTTTGCCAAATGCTAATAAAACTGAAATCAAGGCTGCGGTTGAGCTTTTGTTTGGTGTTCAAGTCGCATCAGTTACGACGGTTACTGTTAAGGGTAAGGTAAAACGATTTGGTCGTACTTTAGGTCGTCGTAGTGATGTTAAGAAAGCATATGTAACTCTAGTTGCTGGTCAAGAAATTGATATTGATGCCGCTGCAGCAGCTGCAGATAAGGAATAA
- the rplB gene encoding 50S ribosomal protein L2, with protein sequence MAIVKMKPTSAGRRGMVRVVVEGLHKGAPYAPLLEKKNSTAGRNNNGHITTRHKGGGHKHHYRLIDFKRNKDGIPAKVERIEYDPNRTAFIALLCYADGERRYIIAPRGVQIGATLVSGAEAAIKTGNTLPIRNIPVGTTIHCIEMKPGKGAQIARSAGASAVLLAKEGIYAQVRLRSGEVRKIHIDCRATIGEVGNEEQSLKKIGKAGANRWRGIRPTVRGVVMNPVDHPHGGGEGRTGEAREPVSPWGTPSKGYRTRNNKRTDNMIVRRRYSNKG encoded by the coding sequence ATGGCTATTGTGAAAATGAAGCCTACTTCTGCTGGCCGTCGTGGGATGGTGCGTGTAGTGGTAGAGGGCTTACATAAAGGTGCTCCATATGCTCCTTTATTAGAAAAGAAAAATTCTACTGCTGGCCGTAATAATAATGGTCACATTACTACTCGTCATAAGGGTGGAGGTCATAAGCATCATTATCGTTTAATTGACTTTAAGCGAAATAAAGATGGTATTCCGGCTAAAGTTGAGCGTATTGAGTATGATCCAAATCGTACGGCATTTATTGCTCTGTTGTGTTATGCGGATGGTGAGCGTCGCTATATTATTGCTCCTCGTGGTGTTCAAATTGGAGCAACTTTAGTTTCTGGTGCAGAGGCTGCTATTAAAACAGGTAATACTTTACCGATTCGTAATATACCTGTTGGTACGACTATTCACTGTATTGAAATGAAACCTGGTAAAGGTGCTCAAATCGCACGCTCTGCCGGTGCGTCTGCAGTCTTATTGGCTAAAGAAGGTATTTATGCACAGGTTCGCTTGCGTTCAGGTGAGGTTCGAAAAATACATATTGATTGTCGAGCCACTATCGGAGAGGTAGGCAATGAAGAACAAAGCCTTAAGAAAATTGGTAAAGCAGGTGCTAATCGTTGGAGAGGGATTCGTCCAACAGTTCGCGGTGTAGTCATGAACCCTGTTGATCATCCTCATGGTGGTGGCGAGGGACGTACTGGTGAGGCACGTGAGCCAGTTAGTCCATGGGGTACCCCTTCTAAAGGTTATCGCACTCGTAATAATAAACGCACGGATAATATGATTGTTCGTCGTCGTTACTCTAATAAAGGTTAA
- the rpsS gene encoding 30S ribosomal protein S19: MARSLKKGPYVDLHLLKKVDAARASNDKRPIKTWSRRSTILPDFIGLTIAVHNGRTHVPVFISDNMVGHKLGEFSLTRTFKGHLADKKAKKK, from the coding sequence ATGGCTCGTTCATTAAAAAAAGGCCCATATGTAGACCTGCATTTGCTCAAGAAAGTAGATGCTGCTCGCGCAAGCAACGATAAAAGACCTATTAAAACTTGGTCGCGTCGTTCCACTATCTTGCCAGATTTTATTGGTCTGACAATTGCAGTTCATAATGGTCGTACTCACGTTCCTGTTTTTATCAGTGATAATATGGTTGGTCATAAATTGGGTGAATTCTCATTGACTCGTACTTTCAAAGGCCATTTGGCTGATAAAAAAGCTAAAAAGAAATAA
- the rplV gene encoding 50S ribosomal protein L22 produces MRVSAQHKNARISAQKARLVADMIRGKNVAQALSILTFSPKKGAELIKKVLESAIANAEHNNGADIDELKVVTIFVDKGPSLKRFQARAKGRGNRIEKQTCHINVTVGN; encoded by the coding sequence ATGAGAGTAAGTGCACAACATAAAAACGCTCGTATTTCTGCACAAAAAGCACGCTTAGTTGCAGATATGATTCGTGGTAAAAATGTAGCTCAAGCTTTAAGTATTTTGACATTTAGTCCAAAAAAAGGTGCTGAGTTAATCAAGAAAGTTTTGGAATCAGCTATTGCGAATGCAGAGCATAATAATGGCGCTGATATTGATGAATTAAAAGTAGTGACTATTTTTGTGGATAAAGGACCTAGTCTGAAACGATTCCAAGCACGAGCTAAAGGGCGTGGTAATCGTATTGAAAAACAAACTTGTCATATTAATGTAACAGTAGGTAACTGA
- the rpsC gene encoding 30S ribosomal protein S3 yields MGQKINPTGFRLAVTKDWSSKWFAKSNEFSTVLKQDIDVREYLRKRLANASVGRVVIERPAKSARITIHSARPGVVIGKKGEDIEILKRDLQALMGVPVHVNIEEIRKPELDAQIIADGIAQQLEKRVQFRRAMKRAMQNAMRVGAKGIKIMTSGRLNGADIARSEWYREGRVPLHTLRANVDYATSEAHTTYGVLGLKVWVYTDESSDKGAKLKPEQEKKQRKGSRHVAAN; encoded by the coding sequence ATGGGACAAAAAATTAACCCTACAGGCTTTCGCCTGGCGGTAACTAAAGACTGGTCATCTAAATGGTTTGCCAAAAGTAACGAGTTTTCTACCGTTTTGAAGCAAGATATTGATGTTCGAGAGTATTTAAGAAAGCGTTTAGCTAATGCTTCTGTTGGTCGAGTTGTTATTGAGCGTCCAGCCAAATCTGCTCGTATTACTATTCACTCTGCTAGACCTGGAGTTGTAATTGGTAAAAAAGGTGAAGATATCGAAATTTTGAAACGCGATTTGCAAGCTTTAATGGGTGTACCTGTTCATGTAAATATTGAAGAAATACGTAAACCTGAACTGGATGCTCAAATTATTGCTGATGGAATTGCACAGCAATTGGAAAAACGTGTTCAATTTCGTCGTGCTATGAAACGTGCTATGCAAAATGCTATGCGTGTTGGCGCTAAAGGCATTAAGATCATGACTTCAGGTCGTTTGAATGGTGCTGATATTGCACGCAGTGAGTGGTATAGAGAAGGCCGTGTGCCATTGCATACTCTGCGAGCAAATGTGGATTACGCAACTAGCGAAGCGCATACTACATACGGTGTGTTAGGTTTGAAAGTTTGGGTTTATACAGATGAAAGCTCTGATAAAGGTGCTAAGTTAAAACCTGAACAAGAAAAAAAACAAAGAAAGGGTTCTCGTCATGTTGCAGCCAACTAG
- the rplP gene encoding 50S ribosomal protein L16 translates to MLQPTRLKYRKQHKGRNTGIATRGNKVSFGEFGLKAVGRGRLTARQIEAARRTMTRHIKRGGRIWIRVFPDKPITAKPAEVRMGGGKGSPEYYVAEIQPGKMLYEMDGVPESLAREAFELASAKLPIPTTFVVRQVGQ, encoded by the coding sequence ATGTTGCAGCCAACTAGACTGAAATACCGCAAACAGCATAAAGGTCGTAATACAGGTATTGCTACGCGTGGTAATAAAGTAAGTTTTGGTGAGTTTGGTTTAAAGGCCGTTGGTCGTGGTCGTTTAACTGCTCGTCAAATTGAAGCTGCGCGTCGTACAATGACTCGACACATTAAACGTGGTGGTCGAATTTGGATTCGAGTATTTCCAGATAAGCCAATTACTGCAAAACCAGCGGAAGTCCGTATGGGTGGGGGTAAGGGTTCTCCTGAATACTACGTAGCTGAAATTCAGCCTGGTAAAATGCTTTATGAAATGGATGGTGTGCCAGAGTCTTTGGCGCGAGAGGCCTTTGAATTGGCTTCAGCAAAATTGCCAATTCCAACAACATTTGTAGTTAGACAGGTAGGTCAATAA
- the rpmC gene encoding 50S ribosomal protein L29: MKASELKGKSVEQLNADLLDLLKVQFGLRMQNASGQLGKPSELKKVRRDIARIKTILTEKGAK; encoded by the coding sequence ATGAAGGCTAGTGAATTAAAGGGCAAATCTGTTGAGCAATTAAATGCTGATTTACTTGATTTGTTAAAAGTTCAATTCGGTTTACGTATGCAAAATGCAAGTGGTCAACTGGGTAAGCCAAGTGAATTGAAAAAAGTTCGTCGTGATATTGCTCGTATTAAAACCATTCTAACTGAAAAAGGTGCTAAATAA
- the rpsQ gene encoding 30S ribosomal protein S17 yields the protein MSEVKNIRTLQGKVVSNKMDKTVTVLVERKVKHPLYGKIIRRSTKIHAHDEQNQYNIGDVVVISESRPVSKTKSWVVTELVEKVRAV from the coding sequence ATGAGCGAAGTTAAAAATATTCGTACTTTACAGGGTAAAGTCGTTAGTAATAAGATGGACAAAACAGTTACTGTTTTAGTTGAGCGGAAAGTTAAGCATCCTTTATATGGTAAAATTATTCGCCGTTCGACTAAGATTCATGCGCATGATGAGCAAAATCAATATAATATTGGTGATGTGGTTGTGATTTCAGAATCTCGTCCGGTGTCAAAGACTAAATCTTGGGTTGTCACAGAATTGGTTGAGAAAGTAAGAGCTGTATAA
- the rplN gene encoding 50S ribosomal protein L14 — MIQMQTILDVADNSGARRVMCIKVLGGSKRRYASVGDIIKVAVKDAAPRGRVKKGDVYSAVVVRTAKGVRRPDGALIKFDNNAAVLLNNKLEPLGTRIFGPVTRELRTERFMKIVSLAPEVL; from the coding sequence ATGATTCAAATGCAGACCATCTTAGATGTTGCTGATAACTCTGGTGCGCGTCGTGTTATGTGCATTAAGGTTTTGGGCGGATCTAAACGTCGCTATGCTTCAGTTGGCGATATTATTAAAGTTGCAGTTAAAGATGCTGCGCCACGTGGCCGTGTCAAGAAAGGTGACGTGTATAGTGCAGTAGTTGTTCGTACCGCAAAAGGTGTTCGTCGTCCTGATGGAGCCTTGATTAAATTTGATAACAATGCTGCTGTTTTGTTAAATAATAAATTGGAACCCCTTGGTACTCGTATTTTTGGGCCGGTAACTCGTGAACTAAGAACAGAGCGCTTTATGAAAATCGTTTCATTGGCTCCTGAAGTTCTATAA
- the rplX gene encoding 50S ribosomal protein L24 yields MNKIIKGDQVLVIAGKDKGKKGQVVRVMGDKVVVEGVNVVKRHQKPNPIRGVEGGIVTKNMPLNISNVAIFNPETNKADRIGIKLVEEEGKVKRVRVFKSTGSAVGA; encoded by the coding sequence ATGAATAAGATTATTAAAGGTGATCAGGTACTTGTAATTGCTGGTAAAGACAAAGGCAAAAAAGGTCAAGTTGTTCGCGTAATGGGGGATAAAGTTGTTGTTGAGGGTGTTAATGTTGTAAAGCGCCATCAAAAACCTAATCCTATTCGCGGAGTTGAGGGTGGTATTGTGACGAAGAATATGCCTTTAAATATTTCTAATGTTGCAATTTTTAATCCAGAAACAAATAAAGCAGATCGTATCGGTATTAAACTAGTTGAAGAAGAAGGAAAGGTTAAAAGAGTTCGTGTCTTTAAGTCAACTGGTTCGGCTGTTGGTGCGTAA